aggctccggactggggaccgtcgctggaggctccggactggggacagtCGCTGCAGGCTCtttgccatggatcgtcactacaggctccgggccctggatcatcactggaggcttcgtgccatggattaccaCTACAGGCTTCGGGCCATGAATCACCACTGGatgctttgtgccatggatcatcactggaggctccgggccatggatcctcactggaggctctgggccatggattatcactagaggctccgggccatggattatcactggaggcttcgtgccatggatcatcactacaggctccgggccatggatcatcactggaagcttcgtgccacggatcatcactggaagcttcgtgccatggatcatcactggaagcttcgtgccatggatcatcactggagacttcgtacgtggagccggaacgggtctcaccggactgaggagacgtactggaagcctggtgcggggagctgccacaacacgtcctggctggatacccactttagctcggtgagtgtggagagctggcacgggacgcactgggctatgaaggcgcactggatgcatagtgcgtagagccggcgcaggatatgctttcctcccaggtccagtcctcctgaccacgctgcttggtccattggtggtgggatcttctgttacgtccgtcgttaaatgaagaccaaggtgcagcgtggtaggcgtacattttctttaattataaatgttccaccaaaaacaataaacaactcaactaatgtaaagctaggagtgcaacacatgcaacacacaaagacaagatcccacaacagaaggtgggaaaaagggctgcctaagtatgatccccaatcagagacaacgatagacagctgcctctgattgggaaccatactcggccaacaaagaaatataaacatagatttcccaccctagtcacaccctgacctaccaaatagagaatataaaggatctctaaggtcagggcgtgacagtctgaGTTGTGCatatgtggttgtgtgtgtgatgtgagtgTGCCTAACTGTTTGTGTCAGGAGGCACATTTTGGCAGCACATGTCCATAATCTGTCAGGTAATCTGACTGAGTGTGAGTGACAGTGATCAGGATTATACACGGCAATAATAGCAGATATTATCATAAGCTCACCCTGTGcttcacacactgtacatagagaTTCTCTCAGACACCTGGATGGGGAATGCAGCTTTAGTACAGTACTGAACTTTCCATATACAGCAGCACTAGCAGCCCCGCACACAGCTCCCTTTACTCTTGCAAAGCCAGGGGAGACCCTAGAATTACTGATGTAGCCTAGTAAGTGTTAGCTTTAACACAGTTCATTTATCAATGTTGACGCATTACAGGTACATGCATCTATTATTACATTTAATTCAATATTCTGCATTTGCCCCTGCAGGACAAATAATGCATTTTTAAACATGTAAGGTCTTCAGCCAAACTCATTGTCATCTCAGTGTTGAGGCATGTTTTCTATACATAAGGTAGGTACACGACATGCACCCATAATCATGTTCTAATGGTTTAATCCCAATCCCTTACAGCATGATCCCTCTATCACCTCTCCCTCGCCTCTCCCATATGCTCCTGCTCCAACCAGTGTTGTGCTATTGTTGCTAGCCTTCCCACAGTGACACTTATCTCAGTTATTCTACCATCTTTTGTTGCATACTGTCATGCCCCCTGACCCCATTAATTACTTggaggtgatgatgatggtgatgatgatggccaTGCATGGGGTGGtgagggtggtggtgatgatgatgtggGTGATGGTGATGAAGTCGACCAGAGGGGCTCTGGGGTTGTGGGTAGGTTGCTGAGGAAGGGTTGGCGTTAGGGAGTGATTGGGGgccagaggagaggtagaggagtggaCGATGGCACATATCTGTCCCCTTGGAGCAGGATATGTCACCTCCACTGTCACTTCCTGAATCCCCGAGGTTACTGCTGGAACTCTGGGAAAGCACtggaaactgagagagagaagagacgcaGTGGAGGGTTGGaaagaggttgagagagagaaatagaaacacTGATTATAGTCTATACATGTTATTACGAACCCACTATCAAAAGAGAATAACAACATATTATTTACAGACATCCTTAGACAAGTTGGACAGTGTTACATACCTGTGAGCTAACAGCTGCAGCAGCTGAGTTCAGTAGAGCCTCCACTGCGTCCTCACAGCCCAGGAAGCTGCCAACcggccccctctctctgtctccccgctCTGGCCCTCCTCCCAAGGCCCCCAACAGGGATGCAGGCCCCCCCGGCTCCCCTCCAAACTGTTGCTGCAGTGCTGCCAGCCAGATCAGGTCTTCCAAAGAAGCAGGGTTAGGACCCTCGGCACCCCCATGGGAGGGGCTACCCTCCATATTCCCCTGAGAGCCAGAACTGATGCCAGAGGTGTAGCTGTTTGAGATGGACAGGGgaaaggagatggaggaggaggaagaagagagggaggaggaggctgAGGGAGGTGGGTGGGCATCGCTCAGCGTTGGAGAGGGGGGCAGGGAGTTGTATGGGCTGGAGCTGAGGCTGGAGTCCTGGGGAGGGTGGTTGGTGTAGGGGCCGGGGGAACTGGAGGGGTCGAGGGGGAGGCCAGACTTGGGGAGCGtacaggagggaggaagaggaggactgtCAGGCTTCACCTCAAACTTGAGGAGGTCAAAGTCATTGAGGTACTCCATGGCCAGTGGACTGGGGGGGAGGGAGggcatggggagagagggagacgacATGGCCTCCGCTTTGGGAGCAGACTGAGTTTGTCCGTGTGTCAGGGTTGTGTGTTAATCCACCTCTCTGTCTTAGTGCAGCAGCAGTCCATACACAGCCACAGGCCTGATGCCTCCAGACTCTCAGACAGCCCTGGTGTCCAGTTGTGGACTGACTGACGAATGTCCTCTGTGGGAAAAGCAGTCTTCCTGTGTccttgtgagagagagagagagagagagagagagagagagagagagagagagagagagagagagagagagagagagagagagagagagagagagagagagagagagagagagagagagagagagagagagagagagagagagagagagagagagagagagaaaatggcatAGATGATTGTTCTCTCAAAGTTGGTACAAAGTCATCTCTATGTGTTAGGTAGACAGGAACTGAGGTCAAGATAACATCAATaggaaagagaagaggacaggatgtgGGAAACAAACACAAGAACAACAATCTGGCCATAGACGGAAGAACAGAATTGAACACTTCATGCTGCCAATGACCTCTTCACCAGACCTCTTTCTGTATGTCTTACAATTTGTCAGCATGTACAAGTAATAAACCAGTTACAAAACAATTATATCAACTTTCCAGAAAGTAGAGAAATCAGGACTGTCACCCTGTGCACTCAATGAAGTGATTTTACAGCAGTATGTTAGGTAGTGCTGTTCTCCGGTGTGAGTATGTGTCCAATGGTCTGTTTGTATGTTGAAGTATTAAGCGACTAATCCTCACCAGATCCCCATTGTCccccatagacacacacacacacacacacacacacacacacacacacacacacacacacacacacacacacacacacacacacacacacacacacacacacacacacacacacacacacacacacacacacacacacacacacacactgatccatGTGTGCATGCTCATGCtcggccccacacacacacacacacacacacacacacacacacacacacacatacacacactgatccATGTGTGCATGCTCATGCTCggccccgcacacacacacacacacacacacacacacacacacacacacacacacacacacacacacacacacaaatcaacatAATTTGGATATCCCTATATCGACCTGTCCCACATCTACCCACTGATAGCAATTATATGTGTCTTCTTACATTCTTGTCTTACTATATGACTAACACTCCTACTATATGCCAGTCGTAAACATGCTATTAAGAAGCAAAGACCAATGTCTGATATAGGCTTCATCAAACAACAGAGACTTAGTTTTTTTGACACCATGTGTAACATCACATGACTGGAATGGTGTGATAATGAAATAATTGACCATAGTCAAGTCCCATTAATCTTTTTCACTGAGTCTTGCTGTCTGTCATTTCAATGTTTGAAaacaaaggagagccgcacactctaggagctcagatgcaaaaatgtaatgtccaacgtttcgacagccaagctgtcttcatcagggtataatgctATCTGGAGGGTACAATGCTATCTGAATTTCGGGGACAAACCAGCAAACACAGAGCACTCtagatcagggtttcccaaactcggtcctggggccacCCCTGTGTGCAAGTTTAGTTTTTTAGCCCtatcactacacagctgattcaaatgaccaACTCCtcatttgattatttgaatcagctgtgtagttctAGGGCAAAAACCAGAGCGTGCACACTGGgggcaggactgagtttgggacaCCCTGCTCTAGATAATGAACTGCAATATAATATAACTTCTACCCCATCTCACAGCTTCAGAATGTTCGTAATTGAAAGACATATCATTCATTTCATAACGTAAAAAGTCAAAGTATATTTACATTTTTCAAAACACATTCACTAGCATTAGCATTCCCAATACCAAAGGAGATTTCCAAGCCCATGAAAGGGCTCTTTTCAATCCGTATCGCTGAAGTTAAACATTACAGTGCATGTTAATATAACATGATGAGGGCGATGAAACAATGGAGGCTCCATTCATTTTCACTGGAGGGAAACAAAGTGGACAGGGGGACCATTGGGCGATGCGAGCATTGGCGAAGGAGCATGAACAGGGCGGAACCAAAGTTGGGGAAAGCTGAACTTTATGCAAATACTACGTGATGTCGCAGTGCTATTGACCAATCGAAGCTCACTAAAGCTTCCAGCTCTTACTAGATTGGCTGTTTATAACTAGCAGTACCTAGTAGGCTTGTCAGCTTGCTAGCACCCACATGAGGACAAAGTTAGCGTGGGGAGGTAAAATACGAGTGCTAGTTAAGAAGGCCTGTTACAGCGTGATTTAAATTTAAACGCAATGTTCCTGCGCTAGCGGAGACCAcattcacagtaaacgctgcatTTGTCATTCGCGCAATCTGTACCGCTTCAATGATACAGATTGAATAGTGTCCTAAATccgatacaatttttttttttacggttTCAAAGCAACGTTTGCGAATGAATGAAGCCCTGTAACTTTTCTCTGCTGTTTAATTCCTTAAGGGAAATTGAACTAAGAAACACTTTATACAGTGCAGATAACTTACCTGAATATTTTATGAATAAATATGAGTTGCAGGACAACAAACAATCTTACAGCAGGAGACTTCAAAGGCATTCTCCAACATTCACTGAACATGTCAAAAGATATTAAATTCAGACAGAGACGCTCCATATTTCTGCATTCTTTTTCATGTTAGAACGTTTTGAAACTTCGACTGTTGGCTAATTACCACAAAACAAATACATAAACAAACTGGAAAGCTGTCTGATCATGTACAACAACCACAAACTGAATAGGACACCATCACCCACTATTTCTACAACAAATAATCAGTAACAGCACTGATTATACTGATGATGAACATCGTCATTAATGTCAAATGAATAATGATAACTCATGTCAGACAGATGTTTCTACTGGTTCCACTCCAATGCTCAACACATTAATTGTACCCCCTGATGTCCCCAATGGAccgtaacagagagagagagagcaaactgTGATGGGGCGCCCCAGAGGCCTCAACCTGGCTTCGGCCCAGAGTAGAGGGAGAAAGAACCGACAGAAAGAAATAGAGAcatgtggaaagagagagaaaaaagtagAATAGAACTAGGGAGAGATAAAGCcccgaaagagagagaaaatagtaGAATAGAACTAGGGAGAGATAAAGCCCCgaaagagagagtgatgagagggAATGAGAAAAGGATGTGTAGAGACGGACAGGTTGAAAAAAAGTTCTTACCGTAGGTCATAGACTGGATGATAGGTTTGGAGGTCCTCTCACCATTTCCCCCCACAACAGTGACTAAACTGAATGAGTGATTTACAGACACGCGTACACAGAGAGAgctaaaaaaaaaagagagagagagggtgtgtgtgcgcatgtgagtGTATATGGTACTCTGTCACTGAGTAtcactgccccctctctctcctctctgttgcaaatccctctctccctctcatcgtcacactcccctcttctctctcacccctATATCCCTCTCTAAAGCCATGGCTCTCTGCAAACATGGTtcaaatttctctctctctctctctctctctctctctctctctctctctctctctctctctctctctctctctctctctctctctctctctctctatctctctctctctctctctcccctacataCAC
This genomic interval from Salvelinus alpinus chromosome 6, SLU_Salpinus.1, whole genome shotgun sequence contains the following:
- the LOC139578586 gene encoding transcription factor Maf-like; the protein is MSSPSLPMPSLPPSPLAMEYLNDFDLLKFEVKPDSPPLPPSCTLPKSGLPLDPSSSPGPYTNHPPQDSSLSSSPYNSLPPSPTLSDAHPPPSASSSLSSSSSSISFPLSISNSYTSGISSGSQGNMEGSPSHGGAEGPNPASLEDLIWLAALQQQFGGEPGGPASLLGALGGGPERGDRERGPVGSFLGCEDAVEALLNSAAAAVSSQFPVLSQSSSSNLGDSGSDSGGDISCSKGTDMCHRPLLYLSSGPQSLPNANPSSATYPQPQSPSGRLHHHHPHHHHHHPHHPMHGHHHHHHHHLQCGGVDERFSDEQLVNLSVRELNRHLRGVSKDEVVRLKQKRRTLKNRGYAQSCRYKRLQHRHALESEKHVLTQQLEQLQCELSRVLRERDTYKARYEKLISTNKAQPTRAKNSPSPPPDYFL